The genomic interval GTTTATCGTGTCGTATTCTGAGGATCTCCGCTCCGCTGCGCTAGCCTTCCACCGCAACCCGCGTCCTGGCAAACTTGAAATCCAGGCCACAAAGCCGCTCGCCAACCAGCGTGACCTCGCGCTTGCCTATTCGCCGGGCGTTGCCGCGGCCTGCGAGGAGATCGTCGCCGATCCGGCGGAAGCCGCGACCCTCACCGGCCGGGCCAATCTGGTCGCCGTGGTGTCCAATGGCACGGCCGTGCTCGGCCTTGGCAATATCGGGCCGCTAGCGGCCAAGCCCGTCATGGAAGGCAAGGCGGTTCTGTTCAAGAAATTCGCCGGCATTGACGTGTTCGACATCGAAATCGCCGCCGACACCATCGAGCGTGTGGTCGAGACGGTCGCAGCTTTGGAGCCGACCTTCGGCGGGATTAACCTCGAGGACATCAAGGGTCCGGAGTGCTTCGAGATCGAGGCGCAACTGAAAGCCCGGATGAAGATCCCGGTGTTCCATGACGATCAGCACGGCACCGCCATCATCGTCGCCGCTGCCATCACCAACGGCTTGCTGCTGAATGGCAAGACGCTCGCGGACATCAAGATCGTTGCTTCCGGCGCGGGGGCGGCGGCTATCGCCTGCCTCAACCTGCTGGTGTCGATGGGCGCGCGGCACAAGAACATCTGGGTCTGCGATATCGACGGCCTGGTCTATGAAGGCCGCAATACGTTGATGGACAAGTGGAAGGCGGCGTATGCGCAGAAGACCGACAAGCGCAAGCTGGCCGACGTGATCGCGGGCGCTGACGTGTTTCTCGGTGTCTCGGCCGGTGGCGTGCTGAAGCCGGAGATGGTCGCGCAGATGGCGGACAAGCCGCTGGTCATGGCGCTCGCCAATCCTGTTCCGGAAATCATGCCGGACGAGGCGCGCAAGGTGCGGCCCGATGCCATGATCTGCACCGGGCGTTCCGACTTCCCCAATCAGGTGAACAACGTTCTCTGCTTCCCCTTCATCTTCCGCGGCGCCCTCGATGTCGGCGCGACAGCGATCAATGAGGACATGAAGCACGCCGCGGCCGATGCCATCGCGCAGCTCGCGCGCGAACCGCCGTCCGATGCGGCGGTCCGGTTTGATAGCGAGACCGAAGGTTTTGGACCGGGTTCGCTGATTCCGAGTCCGTTCGACCCGCGGCTGATCCTGCGCATCGCGCCCGCGGTTGCGAAAGCCGCCATGGCGTCGGGCGTCGCAACGCGGCCGATCACGAATTTTGACGAATACCACGGGCGGCTCGAACGCTTCGCGTTCCGCTCCGGCCTCGTCATGAAGCCGATGTTTGCCAAGGCGAAAACACAGCCCGTTCGGGTGATCTACGCCGAGGGCGAGGATACGCGGGTGCTTCGGGCCACCCAGCAGGTACTTGAGGAGCGACTCGCGCTTCCGATTCTGGTTGGTCGTCCCTCCGTCGTGGAAACGCGGATCAAACGCCTCGGTCTCGCGATCAGGGCTGGCAAGGATTTCGACCTGATCAATCCTGAGGACGATCCCCGTTACCGCTCATACGTGCAGTCCTATATCGACGTCGCCGGCCGGCACGGTGCGACGCCCGATGTCGCCCGGACCACGATCCGCACCAATGCGACGGTGATCGCCGCGCTTGCGGTGGTGCGCGACGAAGCCGACGCGATGCTGTGCGGAGTTGAAGGCAGCTATATGCGCCACCTCCGGCACGTCCGGGAAATCATCGGGTACATGCCCGACACGAGCGACTTCGCCGCGCTGTCGCTGATGATCACCGGCAAGGGCGCGTATTTCATCGCAGATACGCAAGTGCGTCCGAATCCGTCCGCGGAAGAACTCGCCGACATCGCGGCTCGGGCGGCGGTGCATGTGCAACGCTTCAACATCAAGCCGAAGATCGCGTTCGTATCGCATTCCGATTTCGGCAGCTACGATACCGAATCGTCGCGCAAGATGCGTCGGGCGACCGAGCTGTTCACTGAGCGCCATCCCAAGATCGAGGCTGACGGCGAAATGCAGGGCGATACCGCTTTGTCGGAGTCGGCGCGACAACTGATCCTGCCGCATTCCCGGCTCACGGGTGTCGCCAACGTCCTGATTCTGCCCAACCTCGATGCGGCGAATGCCGCCTATCAGATGATCAAGGTGCTTGGCAGCGGATTGCAGGTCGGCCCCATTCTGATCGGTCCCGCGCGGCCGGCGCACATCCTGACCCCGTCGGTGACGGCGCGCGGCATACTCAATATGACGGCCGTGGCAGTGGTCGAGGCACAGGAGCGTGCGAGTCGACAGCCAACCTTGTTCGGCTGAAATATGACGGGCGGGCTTTTTTTCGATCTTTCAAAACGCTGCGCGAAGCGTCCATACTCGAACTCTTGAGGGACGATTCACGTCTGCCTAATTTTGGGGGCCGATCATGCCAGCGTTTATCATTGTCGGACGAATCCTGTTTTCTGTGTTGTTCATCGTTTCAGGCGCGTCCAAGCTGTTCGACATCGCGGCGACAGCAGACGGGATTGCGTCCAAGGTCGTCATCCCATCCGCGCTGATGGGATTCACCACGCAACTTGAGGGGCTGACAGGCATGCCGACCGCTCACATGCTGGCCATCGCAGTCGGCGTGCTTGAGCTTGTCTGCGGCGTGTTCATCGCGCTCAACCTCGGAGCGCGTTTCTTTTCGTGGGTGCTGGCGGTATTCATCGTCGTGGCGACGTTCTCCTACCACGACTTCTGGAACCAGGCTGGGCTCGAATCGACCAACAACTTGATCCACGCGTTGAAGAACCTGTCGCTGGTCGGGGCGTTGTTCATCATCGCCGGGATCGACCGTCGTCCGCAAACGTCAGAGCCGGCTGGCGGAGTTTGAGCCAGTCAAGACGTGGATGCCCGCAACAAGTACGGGCGTGCGCGGCGCCAGGCGGTGACGCGAACCTCCTTCGCCGCATCGAGAATCCTGACTTCGCGAGGCTGGAGCCCATGCGCCGCCAGCACGGCTTGCGGAGAATCGTCGGGAACGCCCGGGAAGCAGCCTTCGCCGCCGGGCAGCGTCACGAGCGGAGCCTCCGACAGCCAAAACGTGTCGTAACGATCGAGAAACATTTCGAACACGCCGGGGCCGCCGATGATCGCGGCGGTTCCGTCTCGAACACCGGCGTGAGCACAGGCGTCCTCGAACGAAGCGCCGGCAGGATTCCACAAGGTCGCCTTTGCGTTCTCCGGATCGGCGGCCAGACCCGTGACGCGATGAGTCAATATGATCCGCTTACGAAGCGGCGAGTTGGGCTGATCCTCGAACGAATTGCGGCCGTGCACGACGATATCCACGCGATCCAGCCCCCCGGTGAAGAACTCAAGGTCGCCTTTGAATTTCAGCGCTTCGGGCATAACCCGGTTCGCATCGGCGAGCATTCCGTTCGCCGACACGATGACGTAACCTTCGATACGAAGCATTTGTGCGTCCCGGATCGTCGCTGGCTATTCGGAGATGGTCTGGACCACGCTATCGACCGGACGCGTGTTCACGGTCGGCAGCCTGGTATCCTTCTTCAACTCCTCGTCGTATTGCACGAGCGTCTCGACTGGCGCCTTGGTCTTCATCTGCACCACCTTGTAGCCTCCGGCCTTCAGCCTGCGCAGAATCTCCGGCAGCGCCTCGGCGGTATGCTTCTGGAAATCGTGCATTAAAATAACGCCCTTGCCGACCTTGTCGAGTTTCTTTCAGCACCACTTCCTTGTCGCGCAGGAAGTCGAGCGCATATCGATCACCTCAGAGGTTGTCGCACGTTGAATCACCCGCGCTTCTTCCGTCCCTCGTCATCCTAGCGCAGCTACGCAGAGCCCTTCCACAGAAACGGCGTTTAATCTCCGTCGGTTAACTGTTCCCTCGGCTATTGGAGCTTGACGATGAAGTCAGTGCCTTTGCCAGTTTCACCGCCGGCGATGCCCTGATCGGAGACGACGATGGAGTCGCCGGACGAAAGCGATTCGGCGATTTTCGTCATGACGTCTTGAGGAAGGGAGATGCGGTCCAGCGCATCGGCAGCGCTGTCCGGAACAGGAGCCGGTCTGGACTTTGCGTCCGTTCGCTCGCGCGACCGCTTTTCGCGGACACGCACCCGGGCCGTGCGGCGCGCCATTGCCGGGAGCGACACCACCGACCAACGGAAGTCGTCCTTATTGTCCTTGTCGGCTTCGGCCGTGAACACGTGTGTTCCCAACGGCCGGTCGCTCGGGGTGATGGTGACGGGAGCATCGAATAGCGGTGCAAAGTTCTGCCGCACGTAAATCTTGCTGTCCTTGCGGCTGACAAAGACCGCGATCCGGTCGCTCCGCTTGAGCGCAGAGATCGCCATGGGCTCGGCGGTCACGTCGCTCGCCGGCGATGGTTGAGATTGATCCTGCGCGGTCGCCGTGACGTCGGCGGCGGATCCGGCGCTTTGCGGCTTGCCTTCGGTCCTGGCCGTATCCGCGTCAGGCTTGACGGCTGCTGCCGCCGTGACGTCGGCGTCCTTCGTGTTGTCTGCATCGGCCTTGATCGGGTCGGCCGCCGGCTCAGGTGTTTGAAACTCGCCCGCCACAGGAGAATCGGTCGCGGTTGATAGGACCGCCCGCTGCACCGTTGCGCCGCCGGCATCGGCGGTCAGCACTTCGGCGGCGACAGGAGCGGGCTCTGGCCGATGCGTCGACAGCAGCGGATGCGAAAAATCCGCGGGCGTCACTTCGCCGGGGGTGATGATCACCCGCGCGCCTATTTTGGTCCAGCGCCACATCTTCACCGCGAAGCTCATGGGCATTCGGATGCATCCATGCGATGCGGGGTAACCCGGAAGCACGCCCGCGTGCATCGCAATGCCGGACCAGGTGATGCGCTGCATGTAGGGCATCGGCGCACCGCTGTAGATGTTCGAGCGGTGCCATTTCTGCTTCTGGATGATGCTGAAAACGCCCATTGGGGTCGAGTGGCCGCGCATTCCGGTCGATACCGGCGTTTCGGCGAAAAGGCCGTTGGCGTCATAGACCTTGAGCATTTGCCGGCGGATCGAAATGGCAATGATGATCGGACCTTGAGGCTTGCGCGCAACCTTGGCGGCTGATTTGGACTTTGCGAGGCGGTGATGTTTGGCTCGATGCGGCCGGGGCTTCGTGGCGGGAGGTGGAGGAGGCTCTTCGATATAGACCTCCGGATAATCGTCCGGATAATCGTTCTGCCAGAAAATCTGGCTCTGCGCGGGTGACATCAGTCCGATCAGGATAGCGGTGACCGGTCCGATCCAGAGCCGCACCGGGCCGACACATGCAGGCGCTCGGACCGGGAAAAGTTTGCCCAACAATGAACACCATCGTGCCGTCGGGAGGAAAGACCAGTACTCGCTCACGCCTTTGTTCCTCGAATCATGGCTCAGATGTTAACGTCGCAGACGCTCATACTCGCCGGGCACGGCCCGTCCGGAGCCCTCGTTCGGTCAAAAATAGTTTGAATGTCTTCACACGAGTCTAATGCCCGCCGTCTTGGCGATCGGCATCTTTCCGTGGGAACCAGGCGATCCTACATACGCCTGGACCAGCAAACGGAGCGAATGATGGCATTTCGTGACCAGACTGATGATGACAAGCGCCGAACGGCCTGGATCTCCTTCGTCTTCGCCATCCTGGCGATTGCGGTGCTCGCCGGATCGCAAGCCCATGCGGCGGACGAACCCGACCTGATCTTTCGCCGCTCGACGGTATTCAACCTGCTGACTCCGAATGACAAGCTTGCGACCTATGGCGTCGATGACCCG from Nitrobacter sp. NHB1 carries:
- a CDS encoding L,D-transpeptidase family protein, whose translation is MSEYWSFLPTARWCSLLGKLFPVRAPACVGPVRLWIGPVTAILIGLMSPAQSQIFWQNDYPDDYPEVYIEEPPPPPATKPRPHRAKHHRLAKSKSAAKVARKPQGPIIIAISIRRQMLKVYDANGLFAETPVSTGMRGHSTPMGVFSIIQKQKWHRSNIYSGAPMPYMQRITWSGIAMHAGVLPGYPASHGCIRMPMSFAVKMWRWTKIGARVIITPGEVTPADFSHPLLSTHRPEPAPVAAEVLTADAGGATVQRAVLSTATDSPVAGEFQTPEPAADPIKADADNTKDADVTAAAAVKPDADTARTEGKPQSAGSAADVTATAQDQSQPSPASDVTAEPMAISALKRSDRIAVFVSRKDSKIYVRQNFAPLFDAPVTITPSDRPLGTHVFTAEADKDNKDDFRWSVVSLPAMARRTARVRVREKRSRERTDAKSRPAPVPDSAADALDRISLPQDVMTKIAESLSSGDSIVVSDQGIAGGETGKGTDFIVKLQ
- a CDS encoding NADP-dependent malic enzyme, translating into MVSYSEDLRSAALAFHRNPRPGKLEIQATKPLANQRDLALAYSPGVAAACEEIVADPAEAATLTGRANLVAVVSNGTAVLGLGNIGPLAAKPVMEGKAVLFKKFAGIDVFDIEIAADTIERVVETVAALEPTFGGINLEDIKGPECFEIEAQLKARMKIPVFHDDQHGTAIIVAAAITNGLLLNGKTLADIKIVASGAGAAAIACLNLLVSMGARHKNIWVCDIDGLVYEGRNTLMDKWKAAYAQKTDKRKLADVIAGADVFLGVSAGGVLKPEMVAQMADKPLVMALANPVPEIMPDEARKVRPDAMICTGRSDFPNQVNNVLCFPFIFRGALDVGATAINEDMKHAAADAIAQLAREPPSDAAVRFDSETEGFGPGSLIPSPFDPRLILRIAPAVAKAAMASGVATRPITNFDEYHGRLERFAFRSGLVMKPMFAKAKTQPVRVIYAEGEDTRVLRATQQVLEERLALPILVGRPSVVETRIKRLGLAIRAGKDFDLINPEDDPRYRSYVQSYIDVAGRHGATPDVARTTIRTNATVIAALAVVRDEADAMLCGVEGSYMRHLRHVREIIGYMPDTSDFAALSLMITGKGAYFIADTQVRPNPSAEELADIAARAAVHVQRFNIKPKIAFVSHSDFGSYDTESSRKMRRATELFTERHPKIEADGEMQGDTALSESARQLILPHSRLTGVANVLILPNLDAANAAYQMIKVLGSGLQVGPILIGPARPAHILTPSVTARGILNMTAVAVVEAQERASRQPTLFG
- a CDS encoding DoxX family protein; this encodes MPAFIIVGRILFSVLFIVSGASKLFDIAATADGIASKVVIPSALMGFTTQLEGLTGMPTAHMLAIAVGVLELVCGVFIALNLGARFFSWVLAVFIVVATFSYHDFWNQAGLESTNNLIHALKNLSLVGALFIIAGIDRRPQTSEPAGGV
- a CDS encoding dihydrofolate reductase family protein, yielding MLRIEGYVIVSANGMLADANRVMPEALKFKGDLEFFTGGLDRVDIVVHGRNSFEDQPNSPLRKRIILTHRVTGLAADPENAKATLWNPAGASFEDACAHAGVRDGTAAIIGGPGVFEMFLDRYDTFWLSEAPLVTLPGGEGCFPGVPDDSPQAVLAAHGLQPREVRILDAAKEVRVTAWRRARPYLLRASTS